In Candidatus Epulonipiscium viviparus, one DNA window encodes the following:
- a CDS encoding WD40/YVTN/BNR-like repeat-containing protein has product MKRKFMTALMSLGLIAGTGVVIAQDIFFEQLISTKVISSDEVLWTQIGPGSQGGADSSIFHPTDPDWVYISQNMQNTYVSTDNMQSHDTWTPITDDDTNGRPFNIGQVYQMDFSKQDENLGFAVSAFGLWKTTDKGLNWERTNLETFKEPSRTALSAIRIDPNDDNIIYAGAGEFWDNIDARTQKKPQKNTSKLKVSGAIFKSIDQGKSWKLYNSGLPKGTEIGQIFVDPKDSNTLYVGTSHGVYVSKDGGVTYTEKNNGLETKILRDLDMHYDASTGQVTLFATELTMWDKVPSDTAGKFDIASRGGAFRSTDGGENWESITTDSLYVDFTQFGDESTLTGSYGFFHNMGKWFGESKTELQSTLNLPSAILPNFREIEVDPTNPNRIYLLSCSRKEYSVGPEGVWMTEDGGKNWFISTRVGKGGETGAGAYGPTEDVEYLESLYSPSDVELTTANVEVGGESKWSHMYELSYPQLAVQYLDVSPDGKTLMTHIFKSRVASFDYGRTWNQVDAVEVGAEDSGIWVGRGNSNIPGKFLLAEPETGDIRFVVGETGIWEVVDDVDYEYLNTTNMPVAKLDPTNSVPCPTSAIAYDPTDPNKLYTLVERLGHAGEFMKSADGGKSWSSVSDLVYQIAGVSCDPSNSVKAYTLIIDKNDVNTMYFAMPISVINDTGGDGENPIPEYKRGVFKTTDAGVTWEAANNGLPFSPNINAVAFNPDNTVIYAAAMKQGKNSGGLFKSTDGAEKWEKILLPAGITAVNDVTVAESGRIVISTGEGGRLSEIDGVWISDDEGKNWEQIFKMPTVIETFLDPANENRMIVNVDKNSAIDSLNCGLFYTDDLGKNWIKINQGLGNPDKILEVIFDPHEEDVIWAASQTSGFYKGRIAK; this is encoded by the coding sequence ATGAAAAGAAAATTTATGACAGCATTAATGAGCTTGGGTTTAATAGCCGGGACAGGAGTAGTGATTGCGCAAGATATATTTTTTGAACAATTGATCTCGACAAAAGTAATATCTAGTGACGAAGTATTGTGGACACAAATTGGTCCAGGAAGCCAGGGTGGAGCAGATTCCTCGATATTTCATCCGACAGATCCGGACTGGGTATATATTTCGCAGAACATGCAAAATACATATGTGTCGACCGACAACATGCAAAGCCACGATACTTGGACGCCAATAACCGACGATGATACCAATGGTAGACCGTTTAACATAGGGCAAGTGTATCAGATGGATTTTTCGAAGCAAGATGAAAACCTCGGCTTTGCAGTAAGCGCGTTTGGGCTTTGGAAAACAACCGATAAAGGGTTAAACTGGGAGCGCACCAACCTAGAAACTTTTAAAGAACCTAGCAGAACGGCATTGTCGGCAATAAGAATTGACCCGAATGATGACAATATAATATACGCCGGAGCGGGAGAATTTTGGGACAACATCGATGCTAGAACTCAAAAAAAGCCACAGAAAAATACCTCCAAACTCAAAGTAAGTGGTGCGATATTTAAATCTATCGATCAAGGAAAAAGTTGGAAATTATATAATTCAGGGCTACCAAAAGGTACAGAGATAGGCCAAATTTTTGTGGATCCCAAAGATTCTAACACGCTATATGTAGGCACAAGCCATGGCGTTTATGTCAGCAAAGATGGTGGAGTCACCTATACCGAAAAAAACAATGGTCTGGAAACTAAAATATTACGAGATCTCGATATGCATTACGATGCGTCAACGGGGCAGGTGACTTTGTTTGCGACGGAGCTTACGATGTGGGATAAAGTGCCCAGCGATACAGCAGGTAAATTTGATATTGCATCAAGAGGGGGAGCATTTAGAAGCACCGATGGAGGAGAGAATTGGGAATCGATTACAACCGATTCGCTCTATGTTGATTTTACACAATTTGGAGATGAAAGTACTTTAACAGGAAGCTATGGGTTCTTTCACAATATGGGTAAATGGTTTGGTGAATCAAAAACAGAGTTGCAGTCAACTTTAAATTTGCCATCGGCAATCTTGCCAAACTTTCGTGAAATCGAGGTGGATCCAACAAATCCAAATCGCATCTATCTGCTATCCTGCAGTAGAAAGGAATATTCTGTGGGCCCCGAAGGCGTATGGATGACCGAAGATGGGGGTAAAAACTGGTTTATTTCGACTAGAGTAGGCAAAGGGGGAGAAACGGGAGCGGGAGCATACGGTCCGACAGAAGATGTTGAATATCTGGAGAGTTTGTATTCACCGTCAGATGTGGAATTGACTACGGCGAATGTTGAAGTAGGTGGGGAATCCAAATGGTCGCATATGTATGAGCTGAGCTATCCGCAATTGGCAGTACAATATTTGGATGTTAGCCCAGACGGAAAAACGTTGATGACGCATATTTTTAAATCGCGTGTTGCATCATTTGATTATGGCAGAACATGGAATCAGGTTGACGCGGTAGAGGTGGGGGCAGAGGATAGCGGCATCTGGGTAGGTCGTGGCAATAGTAATATTCCGGGTAAGTTTTTATTGGCAGAGCCAGAAACGGGAGACATAAGATTTGTAGTGGGTGAAACAGGAATATGGGAAGTGGTAGATGATGTGGATTATGAGTATTTGAATACTACAAACATGCCGGTAGCTAAGCTAGACCCAACAAATTCGGTGCCATGCCCAACTTCTGCGATAGCATATGACCCAACAGATCCCAATAAATTATATACATTAGTAGAAAGGCTAGGTCACGCAGGAGAGTTTATGAAGTCTGCTGATGGCGGAAAGTCGTGGAGTTCAGTAAGTGATCTGGTATACCAAATAGCGGGAGTCAGCTGCGACCCTAGCAATTCTGTAAAAGCATATACGCTGATAATCGATAAAAATGATGTAAACACGATGTACTTCGCGATGCCGATATCGGTTATAAACGATACTGGAGGTGATGGAGAAAATCCGATACCAGAATATAAGCGAGGCGTATTTAAAACGACCGATGCGGGAGTGACCTGGGAGGCCGCAAATAACGGATTACCATTCAGTCCAAATATCAATGCAGTAGCGTTCAATCCAGATAATACAGTGATCTATGCGGCGGCAATGAAACAGGGTAAAAACAGTGGAGGATTATTTAAATCTACAGATGGAGCAGAGAAGTGGGAAAAAATTTTGTTGCCAGCAGGAATTACGGCAGTAAACGATGTTACTGTCGCAGAATCGGGAAGAATTGTAATCTCAACAGGTGAAGGTGGGCGATTATCAGAAATCGATGGAGTGTGGATTAGCGATGATGAGGGCAAAAACTGGGAGCAGATCTTTAAGATGCCAACAGTAATAGAAACATTTTTGGATCCTGCCAATGAAAATCGAATGATAGTAAACGTAGATAAAAACTCTGCAATAGACAGTCTAAATTGCGGGCTATTTTACACTGACGATTTAGGTAAAAATTGGATAAAGATTAATCAGGGATTGGGCAATCCGGACAAAATATTAGAAGTGATCTTTGATCCGCATGAGGAAGATGTAATTTGGGCGGCGTCGCAAACCAGTGGATTTTATAAAGGAAGGATAGCCAAATAA
- a CDS encoding zinc dependent phospholipase C family protein: MPDIITHYIFGLNATKNIAKTKLYSAIAKNRALFFLGCQGPDPMFYHDRYKEDNFSYVAAAMHNSKTKEFIESAMRFVCSNRGNLEETEQLLAYMSGFLCHYILDSSVHPYIFYIGGKYIPGDPDTDKYMGVHRKMELAIDYLILKEAFDLEANKFKVHKHILKAKPVPKIILDLYEFSLRSTYDIKNGGQIFDISYRYFRNYFILTYDNFGVKKAVAKAISPALPKEIAGLVDSFSYHKCYDGNIDYLNTSKDSWRHPITGEISNESFDDLIAAAHAKVAEILRQLNIAIFKTATDNADALERFYATVPNISYTTGIDSDDKRPYKYAKF; this comes from the coding sequence ATGCCCGATATTATCACTCACTATATTTTTGGGTTAAATGCCACCAAGAATATAGCGAAAACAAAACTATATTCTGCTATTGCAAAAAACAGAGCCTTATTTTTTTTGGGATGCCAAGGCCCGGATCCAATGTTTTATCATGACAGATATAAAGAAGACAACTTCAGTTACGTAGCAGCAGCTATGCATAATAGCAAAACCAAAGAATTTATCGAATCCGCGATGCGCTTCGTCTGTTCTAACAGAGGTAATCTAGAGGAGACGGAGCAACTGCTGGCATATATGTCTGGGTTTTTATGCCACTATATTTTAGATTCTAGTGTGCATCCCTATATATTTTATATAGGCGGAAAGTATATTCCGGGAGATCCCGATACTGATAAATATATGGGGGTACATCGCAAAATGGAGCTCGCTATAGATTATCTAATATTAAAGGAAGCGTTTGATTTGGAAGCCAATAAATTTAAGGTGCATAAGCATATACTAAAAGCAAAGCCGGTGCCCAAAATTATTTTAGATTTGTATGAATTTAGCTTGCGCTCCACATATGATATAAAAAATGGAGGCCAAATTTTTGATATTTCGTATCGATATTTTAGAAATTATTTTATATTAACGTATGATAATTTTGGGGTAAAGAAAGCCGTGGCAAAGGCGATTTCTCCGGCATTGCCAAAGGAAATAGCCGGGTTGGTAGATTCGTTTTCATACCACAAATGTTACGACGGAAATATAGACTATCTAAATACAAGCAAAGATAGCTGGAGACATCCAATAACTGGAGAAATCTCAAATGAATCGTTTGATGATCTTATAGCAGCAGCGCATGCAAAAGTTGCAGAAATACTACGACAGCTAAATATAGCAATCTTTAAAACTGCAACTGATAATGCAGACGCGCTGGAGAGATTTTATGCGACCGTACCAAATATATCATACACAACAGGAATAGATTCAGATGATAAAAGGCCGTACAAGTATGCGAAATTTTAG
- a CDS encoding glycoside hydrolase family 2 TIM barrel-domain containing protein, translated as MREKILMNTGYKFIAEDIANPPSFGHKETYMMSKSVRGRGPASPSYYDSDWADVVLPHDYVIDGEYAPEHNGPHGSLHRDNAWYRRQFALDSTDADKKLSLIFEGVGKNTQIWINGHLMGSNSSMYNTFEIDFTAVAKVPGINTLAVYINNADFEGWWYEGAGIYRNVWLLKTNSLRLNWWNNYIHSEHIKDNDFKVYANGVLENYSATDRDLTLKFYIKESKNTVELGQFNVTVPANDFLSYEESFDFAHATRWSPDHPFLYHLTIAVVEDGTVIDELDTNIGFRTIEFTPNHGIFINDQPLKLKGVCIHQDHGSLGVAVPAAVEEYRIKKLKEMGANAYRCAHNNPSINILDLCDKYGLVVIDENRWFETSRDAFSQIESMVKRDRNHPSVIAWSAGNEEPTQSTVVGKHILEEIKMHIKRFDRSRPVTLALNGGFYGSHASHASDVLSINYAINYYDKSHEIHSDKCILVTEAAAASTIRGVYFPDDTSSKLTAYDEHFPTFGGSFRHFWQEVDTRDHIAGIFYWTGIEYRGESTYPQLIAAGGGLDSCCFEKENFYLLQAFWKDEPILHVFPHWNLIGHEGDTIKVMTYSNLDEVEIIVNGASAGKQAVNKYDQNEWNIAYEPGELIAIGYKDGSELKRVTLKTTKTATNIHIVADNKANFEGVAILRVYATDIDGLFVPDCAIAIDHQIENGVLLGSSNGNPLDHTPVKSSTHNLHAGLLQIIAKQTSKDAPLKVTVSTAFMTAELVDDFYSVAAKQVPSLVTKDKLDLDGFRVWAPSVDTDVIARVNYNDMNTSFPFKFGTDSIADIFSNSAGMAKYTTQILVPNYVGNKNISIVIDGVHGDTSIYIAHADNPWPGSQPRKPHSTQLLQFDDPHGGNITVPLKHFFKNEKIVVHIINNDKITGRIYWSLNPQPTTEA; from the coding sequence ATGAGAGAAAAAATATTAATGAATACCGGTTACAAATTTATTGCCGAGGATATTGCCAATCCGCCAAGCTTCGGGCACAAAGAAACTTATATGATGAGCAAGTCGGTTAGAGGTCGTGGACCTGCTTCGCCATCATATTATGATTCGGACTGGGCAGATGTCGTACTGCCGCATGATTATGTTATAGATGGTGAATATGCTCCTGAGCATAACGGCCCTCACGGTTCTCTTCATCGCGACAATGCATGGTATCGTCGGCAGTTTGCTCTCGATTCTACAGATGCTGACAAAAAATTGTCGCTGATATTTGAAGGCGTTGGTAAAAATACCCAAATTTGGATAAACGGTCATTTAATGGGCTCAAATTCTAGCATGTATAATACTTTTGAAATAGATTTTACCGCCGTTGCCAAGGTTCCGGGCATCAATACGCTTGCTGTATATATCAACAACGCAGATTTTGAGGGCTGGTGGTATGAAGGCGCTGGTATTTACCGCAACGTGTGGCTTCTCAAAACCAATTCACTCAGATTGAACTGGTGGAATAATTACATTCACAGCGAGCACATTAAGGACAACGATTTTAAGGTTTATGCTAATGGAGTTTTGGAGAATTATTCCGCAACTGACAGGGATCTCACGTTAAAGTTTTACATTAAGGAGAGCAAAAATACTGTCGAGCTTGGACAATTTAACGTCACAGTTCCCGCTAACGATTTTCTCTCTTACGAAGAATCATTTGACTTTGCACATGCCACGCGATGGAGCCCTGATCATCCGTTTTTATATCATCTCACTATTGCAGTAGTAGAAGATGGCACTGTAATAGATGAACTCGATACCAACATCGGCTTCCGAACTATCGAGTTTACTCCAAATCATGGTATATTCATCAACGATCAGCCACTCAAATTAAAAGGAGTCTGTATCCACCAAGATCATGGCAGCCTTGGTGTTGCCGTTCCCGCTGCAGTTGAAGAATATCGAATTAAGAAGCTCAAGGAGATGGGCGCCAATGCCTACCGCTGCGCACACAACAACCCTTCTATCAACATTCTCGATTTATGCGACAAATATGGCCTAGTTGTTATCGATGAAAATCGCTGGTTCGAAACTAGCCGTGATGCCTTTTCACAAATCGAATCGATGGTTAAACGCGATCGTAATCATCCTTCCGTAATCGCATGGTCTGCTGGAAATGAGGAGCCCACCCAAAGCACTGTTGTCGGCAAGCATATTTTAGAAGAGATCAAGATGCATATCAAACGCTTCGATCGTTCTCGTCCTGTTACGCTTGCTTTAAACGGTGGCTTCTATGGCTCACACGCATCACACGCCTCCGATGTACTCAGCATCAATTACGCTATAAATTATTATGACAAATCTCATGAAATTCATTCGGATAAATGTATCTTGGTTACCGAAGCTGCAGCTGCCAGCACGATTCGCGGCGTATACTTCCCAGATGATACTTCTTCCAAGCTCACTGCGTATGACGAGCACTTTCCTACATTTGGCGGTTCCTTTAGACATTTTTGGCAGGAGGTCGATACGCGAGATCATATTGCAGGCATCTTCTACTGGACCGGCATTGAATATCGAGGTGAGTCAACTTATCCGCAACTAATTGCCGCTGGCGGTGGTCTCGACAGCTGTTGTTTCGAAAAGGAAAACTTCTATTTACTGCAAGCATTTTGGAAAGATGAGCCTATCTTGCATGTTTTTCCGCATTGGAATCTTATTGGGCATGAGGGCGATACTATAAAGGTGATGACCTACTCAAATTTAGATGAAGTAGAGATCATTGTCAACGGCGCGTCGGCTGGCAAACAAGCGGTTAACAAATACGATCAAAACGAATGGAATATTGCATATGAGCCGGGCGAACTCATTGCGATTGGATACAAAGATGGTTCGGAACTTAAGCGAGTTACTCTAAAAACCACAAAGACTGCAACCAATATACACATCGTTGCAGATAACAAGGCCAATTTTGAGGGCGTTGCCATTCTGAGAGTTTATGCGACAGATATTGATGGTCTATTTGTTCCAGACTGCGCTATTGCCATAGATCACCAAATAGAAAACGGAGTACTTCTCGGTTCTAGCAATGGCAATCCTCTTGATCACACTCCTGTGAAATCTTCGACGCACAATCTTCATGCGGGCTTACTCCAAATTATTGCCAAGCAAACTTCAAAGGATGCTCCGCTTAAAGTCACCGTTTCTACCGCATTTATGACAGCCGAGCTTGTAGACGATTTCTACTCTGTCGCGGCCAAGCAAGTTCCTTCATTAGTGACCAAAGATAAGCTCGATTTAGACGGCTTTCGTGTATGGGCTCCTTCTGTCGATACCGATGTCATTGCAAGAGTTAACTACAACGATATGAATACCAGCTTCCCATTTAAATTTGGTACCGATTCTATTGCAGATATATTCTCTAACTCTGCTGGCATGGCCAAATACACAACCCAAATTTTAGTTCCAAACTATGTTGGCAACAAAAATATTTCAATTGTTATCGATGGAGTACACGGCGATACTTCAATATATATAGCTCATGCCGATAATCCTTGGCCTGGTTCGCAACCTCGAAAGCCGCATTCAACACAGTTACTACAATTTGATGATCCACATGGCGGCAACATTACTGTACCACTCAAGCATTTCTTTAAAAACGAGAAGATAGTTGTCCACATTATAAACAACGATAAAATTACTGGCAGAATATATTGGTCTCTCAATCCGCAGCCAACTACCGAAGCCTAA
- the fsa gene encoding fructose-6-phosphate aldolase, with translation MKFFIDTANIEHIKKANDMGVISGVTTNPSLIAKEGRDFNQVISEIASIVDGAISGEVKATTVDAEGMIAEGREIANIHKNMVVKIPMTAEGLKACKVLSSEGIKTNLTLIFSANQALLAARAGATYVSPFLGRIDDISGRGIDLISEISAIFKEHNIDSQIIAASVRNPVHVTDCALLGADIATVPYNVIEQMINHPLTDAGIEKFKADHIAVFGN, from the coding sequence ATGAAATTTTTTATCGATACAGCTAACATTGAGCATATCAAAAAAGCTAATGACATGGGTGTAATTTCAGGAGTAACAACTAATCCATCACTTATTGCGAAAGAAGGTCGTGATTTTAATCAAGTTATTTCTGAAATTGCAAGCATCGTTGATGGAGCAATTAGTGGTGAAGTAAAAGCAACCACGGTTGATGCCGAAGGAATGATTGCAGAAGGTCGAGAAATCGCCAATATTCACAAAAACATGGTTGTAAAGATTCCGATGACCGCAGAAGGATTGAAAGCTTGCAAAGTTCTTTCTAGCGAAGGCATCAAAACTAATCTTACTCTAATTTTTAGCGCAAACCAAGCTCTATTGGCCGCACGCGCCGGCGCAACCTATGTTTCACCATTCTTAGGTAGAATTGATGATATCAGCGGTAGAGGGATAGATTTAATTAGCGAAATATCCGCTATTTTTAAGGAGCATAATATCGATAGCCAAATTATAGCCGCCAGTGTTCGCAACCCTGTTCATGTAACAGATTGCGCATTATTGGGAGCGGACATTGCCACTGTGCCATATAACGTTATCGAACAGATGATCAACCATCCCCTAACCGATGCTGGAATCGAAAAATTTAAAGCTGACCACATAGCAGTATTTGGAAATTAA
- a CDS encoding transketolase family protein produces the protein MATPTREAYGKALAKLGHEKEFFVLDSDLAKATATIHFKNEHPQRFFDMGIAESDMMSTAAGMATCGKKVFASTFAVFAAGRAYEQIRNSIAYPNLPVVIGATHGGVMIGEDGASHQAIEDVSLMRTMPNMTVVVPADAASTTQFVEQAMDFPTPLYIRAGRGATPDIYNENTKLTIGKGNVLIDGTDLTIIAMGELVSEALQAAKQLDQRGISTAVIDMHTVKPIDRDLVCKYAKKTGKIITAEDHSIIGGLGSAVAEILAETGDATLKRLGINDVFGKSGTRSDLQEYFNLTAKGIIELALK, from the coding sequence ATGGCAACACCAACTAGAGAAGCATATGGAAAAGCATTAGCCAAATTAGGTCATGAAAAAGAGTTTTTTGTATTAGATTCAGATCTTGCAAAAGCAACCGCTACAATACACTTCAAAAATGAACACCCACAACGTTTTTTTGATATGGGTATCGCAGAATCCGATATGATGTCTACCGCAGCCGGAATGGCAACATGTGGCAAAAAAGTTTTCGCTAGCACTTTTGCTGTATTTGCCGCTGGAAGAGCATACGAGCAAATTCGCAACTCAATAGCATATCCAAATCTGCCTGTAGTTATCGGAGCGACTCATGGAGGCGTTATGATAGGTGAAGACGGAGCGTCACATCAGGCAATAGAAGACGTATCGCTTATGAGAACTATGCCTAACATGACAGTTGTTGTTCCTGCTGATGCCGCAAGCACCACTCAATTTGTAGAGCAGGCAATGGACTTTCCGACTCCGTTATATATTAGAGCGGGGCGCGGTGCCACACCTGACATATACAATGAAAACACAAAACTTACAATCGGCAAAGGCAACGTATTAATAGATGGTACCGACTTGACTATCATAGCCATGGGAGAGTTGGTCTCCGAAGCGCTTCAGGCAGCAAAGCAACTTGATCAGCGAGGTATTAGTACTGCCGTAATTGATATGCACACGGTTAAGCCTATTGATAGAGACTTGGTATGCAAATACGCAAAGAAAACCGGCAAGATTATTACAGCCGAAGACCATAGTATAATTGGAGGGCTGGGCTCTGCTGTTGCCGAGATATTAGCCGAAACCGGAGACGCGACACTCAAGCGCCTCGGTATAAACGATGTATTTGGAAAATCGGGCACCAGATCTGATCTGCAAGAATATTTTAATTTAACTGCTAAAGGAATTATCGAACTCGCACTAAAATAA
- a CDS encoding transketolase has translation MNANEIRKLIIEGIYNAQSGHPGGSLSIAELMSVLFFDEMNIDPKNPKDPDRDRFVLSKGHAAPALYAALALRGYFDPEDIKTLRKVDSYLQGHPCKNKVPGVDMSTGSLGQGLSAGNGMAMCGKYDKKDYRVYVVCGEGEIQEGQIWEAAMTAAHYKLDNLTLFVDSNKLQIDGPTEEVMSVGDISAKFSAFGWNTLTINGHDEAAIKEAIASAKAYKGKPTAIVCETIKGKGVSYMEGNLNFHGAAPNKEQYEIAMKELGGR, from the coding sequence TTGAACGCAAACGAAATTAGAAAGCTTATAATAGAAGGAATTTATAATGCACAGAGCGGTCACCCAGGCGGGTCATTGTCTATTGCAGAACTAATGTCTGTATTGTTTTTTGATGAAATGAATATAGATCCCAAAAATCCAAAAGACCCAGATAGAGACAGATTTGTTTTATCAAAAGGTCATGCGGCACCAGCCTTATACGCGGCATTGGCTCTTAGAGGCTACTTTGATCCAGAAGACATAAAAACTCTTCGAAAAGTAGATAGCTACCTACAGGGGCATCCTTGCAAAAACAAAGTTCCCGGCGTTGACATGAGCACAGGGTCATTGGGCCAAGGTCTCTCTGCAGGCAACGGAATGGCTATGTGTGGCAAATATGACAAAAAAGACTATCGAGTATATGTAGTATGTGGCGAAGGCGAAATCCAAGAGGGACAAATTTGGGAAGCCGCGATGACTGCCGCACACTATAAGCTAGATAATCTCACTTTATTTGTAGACTCTAACAAATTGCAAATCGATGGACCTACCGAAGAAGTAATGAGTGTTGGCGACATTTCTGCAAAATTTAGTGCATTTGGCTGGAATACCCTAACTATAAATGGCCACGACGAAGCTGCGATCAAAGAAGCAATTGCGTCGGCAAAAGCATATAAAGGCAAACCAACTGCTATTGTATGCGAAACTATAAAAGGCAAAGGCGTTTCATATATGGAAGGCAATCTCAATTTCCATGGGGCAGCACCAAATAAAGAACAATACGAAATCGCTATGAAAGAGCTTGGAGGTAGATAG